Genomic DNA from Haloarcula marina:
GCCCCCAGTCGCCAGGAAGTCGCCAGCATCGTCGCGGGCGCGGCCGAGAAAGTACTCGGGCTGAACCACACCGTCGTTCGGTTGTACGACGCCAGCGAGCAGGTGTTGCGGCCCACGGCGGTGACGGACGCCGTCGTCGAGGAGTTCGGCGAGCGACCGGTGTGTGGCTTAGACGAGGGGCAGTCCGGCGTCGTGTTCGCCTCCGGCGAGTCGGCGACCTACGGGTCGGAACACGAACTCGACGAGACCGGAACGACCGTCCAGTCGGGGCTGTACTTCCCCATCGGCGTCCACGGGACGCTCAGCGTCGTCTCGACGGAACCGGACGCCTTCGACGACATCGACCGGCAGGTCGTCGCCCTGCTGGCGACCAACGCCGCCGCGGCGTGTAACCGCGCGAAGCGCGAACAGGAGGTCAGGGAGACGCGCGAGCGCATCACGACCATCCTCGAACGCATCAACGGCCTCATCCAGAACACAATCGAGATGCTGGTCGAGGCCACGACCCGGGAGGCCGTCGAGACGGGCGTCTGCGATCAACTCGTCGCCACCGACCCCTACACGTTCGCGTGGGTCGGCCGTCCGGACGTGCGCGGCGACCGCATCGAACCCAGCGAGTGGGCGGGCGACGCCGAGATTTCGATGACCGACCTCGCCATCCCCGCGGACGGGGACGGCCCCGGCGCGCGGGCGCTGGCCGACTACACGACCGAAATCGTCGACGACATCGACACGCTCGACGGCGAGTGGGCCGAGCGCGCGCGGGCGGCGGGCCTCCGGTCGATGATGGCCATCCCGCTGTCGTACACGGATACGACCTACGGCGTCCTGTACGTCTGTGCGGACGAACGGGACGCCTTCGACGAACGCGAGCAAATCGTCTTAGAGGCGCTCGGGCGGGCCGTCGCCAACGCCATCAACGCCATCGAGAGCGGGAAGATTCTCTCGGCCGACAAGGTCGTCGAACTGGAGTTCACCGTCGACGACCGAGACCTGCTGGTGAGTCGCCTCTCGGCGTCGACGGGCGCGCGAGTCACCTCCGAGGGCGCGGTGACCCAAGACGACGGGTCGCTCCGCCTCTACCTGACGAGCGAGGGAGCCGACAGCGACGAGGTACTCGCCGAGTTGGAGACAGACGACGCCGTCATCGAGGGGACGCGCGTCGCCGAACACGAGGGGAGCGCGCTGTTCGACATCACGCTCGGGGAGTCGCTGCTGGGGACGCTGGTCGACCACGGCGTGGTCCCGAAGGCCATCACCGGGGAGAACGGCGTCGCGCGCTACAGCATCGAACTCCCCTACGAGACGGAGGCCCGCGAGGTGTTCTCGCTCGTCGAGGACAACTACGCCGGGACGGACCTCGTCGGCTACCACGAACACGAACGGCCGGTCCAGACCCAACAGGAGTTCCGCGCCGCCCTCTCCGAGCGGTTCACCGACCGGCAGGAGACGGCGCTCAGGACGGCGTTCCTCGGCGGGTTCTTCGAGTGGCCCCGCGAGGT
This window encodes:
- a CDS encoding bacterio-opsin activator domain-containing protein — translated: MDSGPTVLVCGDNEADVAETVAALERLGDGFELLSTIGETAAESVGAVDCIVCDSFDVPPLVEEIRAGGADPPVVAFERGDSAAVEQALSDGVTDVVRPGTDEQYVVLAHRIEQAVEARRVVDADGFDRHREVTEALDDGLYALDDEGRFVFVNDAMAELTGYDVDELLGEHTSIIKDRPTVDLAEAKLRTLLSDDDPNDVGTTFELELRRASGETVHCEDHMTVLYGPDGCFRGTAGVIRDITERKRREELLSALQETSRALMQAPSRQEVASIVAGAAEKVLGLNHTVVRLYDASEQVLRPTAVTDAVVEEFGERPVCGLDEGQSGVVFASGESATYGSEHELDETGTTVQSGLYFPIGVHGTLSVVSTEPDAFDDIDRQVVALLATNAAAACNRAKREQEVRETRERITTILERINGLIQNTIEMLVEATTREAVETGVCDQLVATDPYTFAWVGRPDVRGDRIEPSEWAGDAEISMTDLAIPADGDGPGARALADYTTEIVDDIDTLDGEWAERARAAGLRSMMAIPLSYTDTTYGVLYVCADERDAFDEREQIVLEALGRAVANAINAIESGKILSADKVVELEFTVDDRDLLVSRLSASTGARVTSEGAVTQDDGSLRLYLTSEGADSDEVLAELETDDAVIEGTRVAEHEGSALFDITLGESLLGTLVDHGVVPKAITGENGVARYSIELPYETEAREVFSLVEDNYAGTDLVGYHEHERPVQTQQEFRAALSERFTDRQETALRTAFLGGFFEWPREVDGDELATAMDISRPTYHQHLRAAQQKVFEELFT